The Henckelia pumila isolate YLH828 chromosome 2, ASM3356847v2, whole genome shotgun sequence genome includes a window with the following:
- the LOC140877528 gene encoding uncharacterized protein, with protein sequence MIHEAFGMREEPFTNHESCFGPSTSHTPSESNVEDFYRLVDDGKQPLYTGCTEFSKLTFLVELFQLKVSGKWSDKSFSALLDFLRRVLPSETQVPNSFYEAKKLISKLGLHYEKIHACPNDCMIYWGENEKEQACKVCNLSRWKNLQKLPNKSLRGGKKRLQLKAPAKVFWYFPLKPRLQRLFMSSRTSENMLWHSKKRVVDGNLRHPADSLAWKTFDERHHEFASDPRSVRLGLATDGFNPFKNQSTSHSTWPIVVIPYNLPPWESMKPHLIILSTLIPGPKAPGNDIDVYLQPLLTELKDLWENGISTYDACSKEMFQMRVALLWTISDFPGLGSLSGWNTYSKNACPSCADKTDALYLKHGKKWSFRGHRRFLPQNLEIRTMASYGKPERRELDLAPLSGSNVLSMTRYKNVVYGKSNASKPATRVKTGSMEQMWRKRSIFFSLPYWEFNLIRHNLDPMHIEKNVCDNILGTLLGDSNKSKDNAAARRDLKILGIMRQLWLQIQPDGKETVCAKTLREDELQKAEEGVVLALCQLERVFPSSFFTVMVYLVVHLAYEARVAGPSNNLLCNQGTRHKETPNVEFPSLAMFPQVGRPTKGRQVVNLDTLAQAHRYILSNCTELEPYREEFKNKLKRRYRYGRRPTNSQVDDMVRMQFPEWFARRVDRTNEQIDDLDLRALSRGPNSVAFSYQGFNVNGFAFRTMESEQNKKVQNSGIMVQSMHDNDDNESTYYGRLNDVISVDYSSRGRIVLFRCEWVNTTSGTKFDSLGFTMVKFSRLIHTGEREEHEPFVLASQAQMVYYVRNPKEEDWYCVIRHTPRDTYNMGDEDDLDTMHFVDSNCSDIQSLLSGINREDVELTRSDVEGSIVDGACR encoded by the exons ATGATACATGAAGCATTTGGGATGCGTGAAGAACCATTTACGAATCATGAAAGTTGCTTCGGCCCATCCACAAGTCATACGCCAAGCGAATCGAATGTAGAAGATTTCTATAGATTGGTTGACGATGGGAAACAACCTCTGTATACTGGATGCACCGAGTTTTCCAAATTGACGTTTCTTGTTGAGTTATTTCAGTTGAAAGTTAGTGGGAAATGGAGTGATAAGTCCTTTTCGGCATTACTGGACTTTCTTCGCAGAGTACTTCCATCTGAGACACAGGTACCTAATTCTTTTTACGAggcaaaaaaattaatatccaAATTAGGACTTCATTACGAAAAAATACATGCTTGTCcaaatgattgcatgatttattggGGGGAAAATGAGAAAGAACAAGCTTGCAAAGTGTGTAACCTCTCGAGATGGAAGAATTTGCAGAAATTACCAAATAAATCACTGAGAGGTGGAAAAAAACGCCTTCAACTAAAAGCTCCTGCCAAGGTTTTTTGGTATTTTCCATTAAAACCAAGGTTACAACGATTATTTATGTCGTCTAGGACATCTGAAAATATGCTGTGGCATTCGAAGAAACGGGTAGTGGATGGAAATCTTAGGCATCCAGCTGATTCATTAGCATGGAAGACATTTGATGAACGACACCATGAATTTGCATCCGATCCTAGAAGCGTACGGTTGGGTCTTGCCACTGATGGGTTTAATCCATTTAAAAATCAAAGTACTTCACATAGTACTTGGCCAATTGTCGTGATTCCTTACAATTTGCCACCTTGGGAATCTATGAAGcctcatttaattattttatccacCTTAATTCCTGGCCCAAAAGCACCTGGAAATGATATTGATGTGTATTTACAACCTTTATTGACTGAACTAAAGGATTTGTGGGAAAATGGGATTTCTACCTATGATGCGTGCAGTAAAGAGATGTTCCAAATGCGCGTTGCACTGCTTTGGACAATTAGTGATTTTCCTGGTTTGGGAAGTTTGTCTGGATGGAACACATATTCCAAAAATGCATGTCCATCGTGTGCTGATAAGACAGATGCATTATATTTGAAGCATGGCAAGAAATGGTCGTTTAGAGGGCATCGTCGTTTCTTACCTCAGAATTTAGAAATTAGAACGATGGCAAGTTATGGAAAGCCAGAACGACGTGAGTTAGATTTAGCACCGTTGTCTGGATCCAATGTTCTTTCAATGACTCGATACAAGAACGTGGTATATGGTAAGAGTAATGCATCAAAACCAGCCACACGAGTAAAAACAGGGTCGATGGAACAGATGTGGAGAAAACGAAGCATATTTTTTAGTCTACCGTATTGGGAGTTTAACTTGATCAGACATAATTTGGATCCTATGCATATTGAAAAAAATGTTTGTGACAATATTCTTGGGACACTTCTAGGTGATTCAAACAAGAGTAAAGATAATGCTGCCGCACGTAGAGATTTGAAAATATTAGGTATTATGAGACAATTATGGCTGCAGATACAACCAGATGGCAAAGA GACAGTGTGTGCGAAGACATTGCGAGAAGATGAATTGCAGAAGGCAGAAGAAGGGGTGGTATTGGCTTTATGCCAGTTGGAAAGAGTTTTTCCATCATCATTTTTCACAGTAATGGTGTATTTGGTGGTACATTTAGCGTACGAGGCAAGAGTAGCTGGGCCT AGTAACAACTTGTTGTGCAATCAAGGAACACGTCACAAAGAGACACCAAATGTTGAGTTTCCATCATTAGCAATGTTTCCGCAAGTAGGAAGACCTACAAAAGGACGTCAAGTTGTTAATTTGGACACTTTGGCTCAAGCTCATAGATACATCCTTTCCAACTGTACAGAATTGGAGCCATATCGTGA AGAATTTAAAAACAAACTGAAGAGACGATATAGATATGGTCGTCGTCCAACTAATTCTCAGGTGGATGATATGGTACGAATGCAATTTCCAGAATGGTTTGCAAGACGC GTTGATCGAACGAATGAACAAATTGATGACTTGGATCTAAGGGCGCTTTCACGAGGTCCAAATTCTGTGGCCTTTAGTTATCAAGGATTCAATGTAAATGGTTTCGCATTTCGCACAATGGAATCTGAACAGAACAAAAAAGTTCAGAATAGTGGGATCATGGTGCAATCGATGCATGATAATGATGATAATGAATCAACCTACTACGGCAGATTAAATGATGTAATCTCAGTTGATTACAGTAGTCGTGGAAGAATTGTTCTTTTTCGATGTGAATGGGTTAACACTACTTCTGGTACAAAATTTGATTCTTTGGGATTTACAATGGTTAAATTTTCACGCCTAATACATACAGGAGAACGAGAAGAGCATGAACCTTTCGTTCTAGCTTCACAAGCTCAAATGGTTTATTATGTCCGTAATCCAAAAGAAGAGGATTGGTATTGTGTTATTCGTCACACACCAAGAGATACATACAATATGGGTGATGAAGATGATCTTGATACAATGCATTTTGTTGATAGTAATTGTTCTGATATACAATCGTTGTTAAGTGGTATAAATAGGGAAGATGTTGAGTTAACTAGATCTGATGTTGAGGGATCAATAGTTGATGGCGCCTGTCGCTAG